One Chitinophagales bacterium genomic window carries:
- a CDS encoding Crp/Fnr family transcriptional regulator, with protein sequence MLDPLTLQKLEKLGSIQHFHTGETILAENTYIRSIPMVIRGTLRVMRTDEEGREILLYYVREGESCIMSVLGSLTHDMSKIKAIAEEDTDILLIPVSKANELIKTDPRWIDYVFRLYYKRFEELLDLVNSIAFQKLDQRILDLLRKKSQLSGSPEIQITHQQLADELGSSREVISRLLKHMENKKIIRLSRNRILLRDKSHQH encoded by the coding sequence ATGCTGGATCCTTTAACTCTTCAGAAATTAGAAAAACTGGGCAGCATACAACATTTCCACACCGGAGAAACTATTCTGGCAGAAAACACTTACATCCGCTCTATCCCCATGGTTATCAGAGGAACCCTCCGTGTTATGCGCACGGATGAGGAAGGCCGCGAAATTCTGCTGTATTATGTCAGAGAAGGAGAAAGCTGTATTATGTCTGTATTGGGCAGTTTAACCCATGACATGAGCAAAATTAAAGCTATTGCTGAAGAAGACACGGATATATTACTGATACCGGTAAGTAAGGCAAATGAACTAATTAAAACAGATCCCCGCTGGATAGATTACGTATTCAGGCTCTATTACAAGAGGTTTGAAGAGCTACTGGATCTGGTTAACAGCATTGCCTTTCAGAAACTGGACCAGCGTATTCTGGATCTTCTCCGGAAAAAATCACAACTCAGCGGATCACCGGAAATTCAAATTACCCATCAGCAACTAGCCGATGAGCTGGGTTCCTCGCGGGAAGTCATCTCCAGGCTTTTAAAACATATGGAAAATAAAAAGATCATTCGGCTTTCAAGAAATCGCATCCTTCTGCGTGACAAAAGTCACCAACATTGA
- a CDS encoding membrane protein, with protein sequence MKINMGSADRIIRIIVAAILASLYFMGVIKGTVAIILLIVSVIFVITSFVGFCPLYFPFGISTRKEKNRT encoded by the coding sequence ATGAAAATCAACATGGGTTCTGCTGACCGCATTATCAGAATAATAGTGGCAGCCATTCTTGCTTCGCTGTATTTTATGGGAGTAATTAAAGGTACTGTAGCTATCATACTTTTGATAGTGTCGGTAATATTTGTGATCACAAGCTTTGTGGGATTCTGCCCGCTTTACTTCCCCTTTGGAATCAGCACACGCAAAGAAAAGAATCGTACATAA